From the genome of Sulfuricurvum sp. IAE1:
TCGCCGATTCCTGACGCTGTTCGACGGTCATCGGAGGGAAGAAAAGCTTGACGTCGGTTCCGTTGTTGTTCGGGTTGACGCCGATGTCGGCTTTCTGGATCGCTTTTTCGATGACGCTGAGCATCGATTTGTCCCACGGAGAGATCGTGATTGTCGTCGCATCGGTGGCCAGCACGCTTGCGGCCTGTTCCAGCGGCACCATCGAACCGTAACTTTCGACACGGATGTTGTCGAGAATTTTGGTTGTCACTTTTCCGGTACGCAGCGTTCTGAAGTCGCTGAGCATGTGGTCGACCCCTTTTTGCATCTGCTCTTCACAAAATTGATACACTTCGTTCAGCATAAAATCTCCTTGGCTAATGGTTTGTTACTTGCTGGCGTTCGCGTCGTTGGCGATGTTGATGGCCGGTGCCGCGACATCGGTTTTTTCGACCGAAGCGTCGATGACCGACGCATTTTTCTGCTGCGCGTAGAAATAGCCCAGCGCGATGGTGTTTACGACGAAAACGAATCCGAGGAAAAACGTCACTTTCGCCAGAAAACTCCCGGGACCTTTGGCTCCGAAGACCGATTCGTTTGAGCCGCTGTACGCTCCCAGCCCGATGCTGGAGCTCTTTTGCAAAAGTACCGCGATCGTGATCATAACGACCAAAACGATCTGTACGATGAGCAGAATACCTGTCATAAATTGTCCTTGTGATGAGAAAAAGTTCGCGATTATAGCATACGCGGGCTATGAAAATATTAAGAACGTCCCTGCGAAGATCATCACGCCGACCCCTAAAATATCGACGGCTTGAAGCATTCTGGCGCCGTAGGAACTGCTTTTGCGGCGCAATGCCGTTCCCATCACGGCGGTAAGGGCAATGGTGATTCCCATCCCCAGAGACATCACCACGGCGCTCAGAACTCCTAGGAGATACGCCCCCATCGAGATGGCAAACAAGAAAACGACGACCGTCCCCGGGCAGGGGACCATCCCAGCCCCCAGTATCAGCATCAAATCGGTCGATTTCGCGCTCGTCTGACAACCGTGGCATCCGCAGCTGCTTGCATGCGGTGCCGTGGCGCTGAACGTCATTTTAGCGTTTCTGGGGCGATAGTAGTGCCATTTTTGACGGGCCAGATAGAGGGCGACGGCGAGGATCACCAATCCGCTCAGTTTCGTCATGTACAAAGAGACGTCCGAAATGGTTTGTGAAAACATCGTATGGACGAACCAATAGAGGATCGTCGTCAGAACCAACGCGCTTGCGACGTGTGTGGCGGCGATGAGCACAGCGATCCCGATCCCCCGTGCGTAGCTCCGGTCGTTGGTGCTGAAATAGCTCGCTACGAGCGTTTTGCCATGCCCCGGTCCCGCGGCATGGAGGATACCGTAAAGGAGCGAAAACAGCAAAATAATCCCGATGCTGTAAAGGTTCGGATTTTCCTTTGCTTCGACCATCGCACCGTGGATTTTTTCGGTGAGGGACCGGAGGCTTTGGGTGAATTCGCCTTCGGGCGAGTGATTTTGAACCTTCCCGCCCAAGGGCGAAGCGAGGGCGATTTCGCGGGGATACAGATAGAGGTCGAGGATCGAATCGGATCCCTTGGAAATCCTCGGTACGGTCAGTTTCTTCCTCATGAGTACCGATTGTTCGGGGTTCAGATAGACGTTTTTATCGCTGAGGTGATAGATGATTTCGTTGTTGTAGGCCGCTTCGGCATCATATGCGATACGAAGACGGAGGGATTTTTTAATCGGCGCATCGACGGGAATGTTAAAGCGGTAGATGACGAGC
Proteins encoded in this window:
- the frr gene encoding ribosome recycling factor — translated: MLNEVYQFCEEQMQKGVDHMLSDFRTLRTGKVTTKILDNIRVESYGSMVPLEQAASVLATDATTITISPWDKSMLSVIEKAIQKADIGVNPNNNGTDVKLFFPPMTVEQRQESAKKAKGMAEEAKVAVRNDRKKANDKIKALEKDKLITQDESKVAQEKVQKITDKFTAKIDELLKNKEQELLTV
- a CDS encoding DUF1007 family protein, yielding MLRILIVLSAWFSFSWGCLACSYGDIKVLTHLYLNVSQNKLSSVDVEWTLDPTFSQMVLGDFDTDRNGKFNRSEEYEIYKAMLSMRETGFFIRPSVNGRPIRLKELKHFAVRYDKGLVIYRFNIPVDAPIKKSLRLRIAYDAEAAYNNEIIYHLSDKNVYLNPEQSVLMRKKLTVPRISKGSDSILDLYLYPREIALASPLGGKVQNHSPEGEFTQSLRSLTEKIHGAMVEAKENPNLYSIGIILLFSLLYGILHAAGPGHGKTLVASYFSTNDRSYARGIGIAVLIAATHVASALVLTTILYWFVHTMFSQTISDVSLYMTKLSGLVILAVALYLARQKWHYYRPRNAKMTFSATAPHASSCGCHGCQTSAKSTDLMLILGAGMVPCPGTVVVFLFAISMGAYLLGVLSAVVMSLGMGITIALTAVMGTALRRKSSSYGARMLQAVDILGVGVMIFAGTFLIFS
- the secG gene encoding preprotein translocase subunit SecG codes for the protein MTGILLIVQIVLVVMITIAVLLQKSSSIGLGAYSGSNESVFGAKGPGSFLAKVTFFLGFVFVVNTIALGYFYAQQKNASVIDASVEKTDVAAPAINIANDANASK